In Eremothecium gossypii ATCC 10895 chromosome V, complete sequence, the genomic stretch AccatcacgtgatagaGGGTTGCTGGGAGGCCAGCCGCTTTCTACCTCCTGAGAGCTATGTACTAGAAGCAGCCCCAGTCTCTTTATTCGCATCGCGTACTTCTTTCAGCTCTGTATCTGGCACCACGCTCCAGTCAATCATGCGTTGCCCACGCGCCATGAGCCAATCATTAATCTTGCGGAAGTGAAAGTTGCCGAAGAAGCCGCGTGATGCAGACAGTGGAGACGGATGGACGGACCTCAGCACGAGAAAGTTAtccggcacgcgcccacCTAGCACACGGTCGACCAGCTTCGCGGCATGCGCGCCCCAGAGTAGGAACACAAGCGGTTGGCCCGTGCGGCGCCGGTCCTCaaccagcagctgcactACGCGGCTGGTGAACGGCTCCCAGCCCTTCTTGGAATGGGAATTCGCACAATGCGCCCGTACCGTCAGGCTCGTGTTGAGTAGCAGCACACCCTGTGTCGCCCAGCGCGTCAGATCGCCCAGCGCGTTGTCGGCGACAAAGTCGGTGTAGTTGATCTGCAGTTCCTTGTAGATGTTGCGCAGTGATGGTGGCGCCGGCGTCGGCGCGCGCACGCTGAATGCAAGCCCGTGCGCCTGGTTGTGGTTGTGGTACGGGTCCTGGCCGATGATCACGACGCGCACCTTCGAGAACGGCGTTAGCCGCGTCCACTGGTATATGTCCTCGGCTGGCGGAAAGACCGTGTGCCGCGTCTGTTCCTCCAGTACGAAACGCTTCAATTGCAGAAAGTAATGCTTTGTGAACTCGGGCTGCAGGATCCGCTGCCACGACGCATCGATCGTCTCAAgctccagcgccagcaggCGTCGCTGCTCCTCGGGAAAATTCTCCTTGGCCCGTTCATCCGCGCACGCCTTAGCAACCCCGCCCTCTGCGGCCTCCATTCGCTCTgcagcggccgctgccgcaCCGCCTGCCGTTGGCGCCTGTTTGCGTGGCTGTCCCACATCAGCTGCCTTACCCTTCGTTGCGCTAAAGAAGTCAGTCACGCATCGCTGCTTCTTATCACGAGGAACCCCAACTGCCGCTGTTTCACTGAGTTTCCGTTTACTGGCAGCCACCATTCCGCGACTAAACCACCCTGATGCTGCCCACACTTTTGCCGGTTGTTTGTGTTTAAGATTCAGCTCAACGGATCGCTATAGTTTAAATTTCACTGCGTTTCCGAAAGTATCCCTACAACATGATTCATAAGAACACCTAGAGGTTGATAGGAAGGCTACTAGGTTCAGAGATACCGTGAGGGATAGCGATAAAAATTAGAGAAACGGGTTGGTTGAGGCATCGCCAGTGGTATTGGAAATTTATGACTAGTAGCAGATCATCAGACCAATCCGACGCCGCGTCGTTTGGAAACAAGGGCACACACCGAGGAAGCAGCGCAGATAAGCCTGGCGAGTTTGCAGAAGCGGCAGCGGGGACGATAGAAAAGCGGCCAGGGACCTCGTGGAAGATATGGTACCAGAACCGACGGCCATCGATGAacaccagcagcgcgcggaaTCTCAGCGCGAAGCTGGAGAAGCCTAGCGAGACCGCGGCAGCGCAGTCGGCTACGGGTACGGCTTCGATGACTGCGACGGCGATGTCGtggtggcggcggggcTCCTTCACCTCTCTGAAGGGCATGAGCCGGCGCTGCTCGGACGCCAGCAACGGGACGGGGGGTGAGGTGGTCGCGGAGCAGGTGGTCGCGGAGCAGCCGACGCCGCTGTCGCCGGCGGAGGCGCGAGACACCAAGGTGAGGAAGCGGGCGTGGCCGCTGTGGGCGAAGAGCAGCACCGCTGCGACCGTGGATGACGAGACGGCGCAGCAGCATACGAGTCGGCTGCGTAAGCCGGTGATCAACGAACTGATCGTCGCGAGCCGGGACGCGCTTCTGTTCCTGCCAAAAACAGCCAAGGAGGGGGCGCCGCAGGCGGCCGGCAAGGAGGAGAGCGCGGGCCAATCGCACCTTCTGGTGCCGTCGTTTGACATCTTGCCGAAGTATACGACGCTGTCGTATCTGTACTCCTCTTTGGGTAGCATAGGTTACCGATTGAACCTGCTGTCGGAGAGCCGCGTGCAGCACCAGACGCTGTACCGACGGGGCCCGGACATGATGCTGAACTACCTGTCTGCGCATAAAACGCGCCCGGTCAAGGTGCTCCTGGTGGGAGTGCACGGTTTCTTCCCCATGAAAGTGATCAGGCCGCTGATCGGCGAGCCGACCGGCACGTCGACCAAGTTTATCACAGAGGCAGAGAAGACCGTGTTGCAGTGGTTTCGGGATCGGCAGACGCCTGTGGACGTAAGCAAGATCGCTCTCGAAAAGGAGGGAAAGGTCTTCGAGCGGGTCGACTTCTTCTTCGAAGTGATGAAGAAGTGGGCGAATGAGATCAACGAAGCCGACTTTGTCTACTTCGTTGCGCACTCGCAGGGCTGTCCGGTGACGATTATTCTGCTAGCTAAGTTACTGGAGGCAGGCGTTATACAGTTGCATTCTGTCTATGTTGACCGGGAAATGACCAACGAGCTCGCCGAGGAGCGCAGGAGAAAGGTGGTCAGCGTGTTGGCCATGGCTGGTATTAACAACGGCCCCTTCTATGGGGTGGACCAAACGTTCTTGGTCAAGGCATACTCGACAATCGAAAACGACTCTCTGCAGGAGCTCTTCCAATTTCAGGACTTTAACACCGTGCAGTCCAAGAAGTACATCCAGTCCCTCAGGCTCATCATCGCAAGCAACGTCAAGATCACGTACGTCGGGTCGATCAACGACCAGTTGGTGCCACTGTACTCCTCGACTTGCTTGTTTGCACATCATCCAAACATCTTCAGGGCAACCTTTATAGACAAGGACTCTAAGACGCCAGCATTTATTACTCGCATAGTTAAAATTGCGCACCACCTGATTAACATGGGCTACGATGACCACAATATCGTTAAGGAAATCAGTGCGTCGTTAGCCGGGACTCTCACCGGTGGTGGGCACTCAAAAGTTTACAACGAACACCAGGTTTACGAGCTCGGCATCAAATTTGCATTGGAGACCACCGACCTCCCCGTCGACGTGCCCGTCATCTACAAGCCGTATCAGGTCAACCAGCTGGGCTCCAACCCCTACCACCTGCCCTGGTGCATGCGCGGCCTGCTTTACGAGACCGGGGCCCACCTGGACAAGGAGGAGATCATCATGCTGTTCAAGGAGTTCGACGAGTGGGAGCCGGACTCCAAGCAGCTCAAAGACGTCAAGTACAGGCTCAGCGGGCTCAAGTCAAAGCTCTAGACAGGGCGCGCCCAACCGGGCACCTAAATAACACCCTAATTATATGTTCATCGCGTGCTCTTCAGCCGCCCCCCCGCACCCTCATCCCCCTCGTCCACAGCCTTCTCCACCGGCTGTCGCCGTAGCTTCCGCTTCTTTCTGTGTGGCTGCCCGTCACTGCCTCCCACGTCGCGTTCCCCGGTGCACCGCAGCGCCCGTCCCACCTCCCGCGCCCTCACACCTGCCCCCGCCACCGCCTCAACGCCCAGCACGGCCTCCGTGTCCTCATCCGCCCCGTCGAAGATCGTCTCGTTACCAGCGTCCAGCGCCAGCCGCAggcccgcccgcgcgccggccccgccgccgctcgcccgccgtccgccgcgccgcagcggcgACAGAAGGTGGAACCCAGCCCcgccctcctcctgcgCGGCCCCCCCGTCGTCCGCCCGCGCTCCGCCCGCGTTCGCCGAGCCTGTAGCGCGCGCCACTTGCTTCTTCGCAGTCTCCAGCTTCGATTCCAGCACCGCCCGCTGCGTTTTATTGAGCTCACGCAGCTTCTCTATCTCCTGGCGCTGCTTGACCGAATCGCTGACCAATTGTTCTATTTGCTTCTTCAGGCTAATGGTTTCTTCGGTCGCGACTGAACCCGACTGTTGGCCGCTTTTCGTTTTATTCGGGCCCAATCCGCTGATAAACTCGATGTAGATCTCCTCGCATCTGATAACCGATTCGTAGTAATCTGCAAGAAGTTGCAGGGCAGTGGACATTATATGCCAAGGCTGTGGCGCAAATTAGATGTGTTGTTTTAGATACGTGGTGCATATAACTAGGCCCGTTTTTGGGAAAAGCGTTACTTACCATCTTAATATCGCAACGGATTAGATAGAAATCAACAACGGTCGAGAACGTTACCTCAAGCAATTACTCAAAGGCAGTTTTGCAATGGTTCTTGGGTGGCGACCTATGATGCGTGGCGTGATGCTGGTCCTCGTGACGCTGCTAGTTCAGTCGGTTATGGGTGCGGTTAGCTGGGAAGagctgcagccgctgcgGGAGGCCAACGGGCTTATCAGGGTGACAGACGACAACTACGAGTGGGTGTCGAAGGGGGCGCGGGAGTTTTACTCGATGGTGCTGGTGACGTCGTCTGTGCCGAACTCGAAGGGTGCGGCGTGCGAGCTGTGCGCGGCGGTGCAGCCGACGTTCGAGAAGGTGGTGGGGTCGTTCCATGGCTCTGTCCAGGCGGACGACCAGCGGCTGTATCAGTTCTTCCTGCTGGACGTGAACCTGAACCCGAAGTTTGTGAAGGAGATGCGGCTGCGCTCGCTGCCGCACTTCTTCGTGTATCCGCCCAGCCCGGAAGACGAGTCGTTTGCGTGGGCGCGGAACCCGCTGTACCAGTACGAGATGACGCCGGACGGCGCGAAGGACGCGATAAAGCTTGCGGACTTCGCGGCGAAGCTGGTGAACATCCATGTCAAGGTGCCGGAGGACTTCAACGCCTCGTCCTTTTTCAGCTCCTTCGTAGGGTTCACGGTGGTGTTCGTGGCGCTGAAGAGGTTTGTGCGCGCACAGATATCGCACAAGGGTAGGTATTCCGGATGTCTtctggcgctgctggtcATCATGGTGTCCATCACGGGCTTGAAGTTCACCCAGATCAACCAGATTCCGTTCCTAGCGAAAAATGACAAGGGGGCCATAATGTTCTTCGCTGGATCGATGGGGTGGCAGTTCGGGATCGAGATCATCTCGGTCTCGGTGATGTACCTGCTGATGGCCACTTGCGTGCTAATGCTTATATGGCTTGGGCGGGGTCTAGCAAAGGCACAGAAACGTGCGCGCATTGTTCTGACTGTTATGATAAACGTGAGCCTGTTCTACGCGTTCTCTTATTTCCTCTCATGTTACAAGGTCAAGCTACCTGATTACCCGTATGCTATCTGAACTTTCTCCCGTGCCGGGCGTAGACAGCGCTTGCGGAGTTTTCTAAATATCACTATGTTAATTCGTAAACATGATTTATAGATATCATAGAATCAGAGTTTGGAATGAGATGGCCTGGTTGTACGGCCATCGATTTTAAGCGCCCTGGGTGCAGAGAGCAGGGTCTCTTTCGGACGCAGTGGTTTCTGCGTTGGAATGGTTGTTGATGACGAGGAACGACCCACATATCAGAATTGCGCCTAAAATGTATGCAAAGGACATGCTCCTATCTTTTAAAAGGAAATCGCCGAGCATTGCCAGGGGGATGGTGGCGCTGAGGCCCATGGTCACGGTAAGGGGGGAAGTCAGCAGCACAGCCTTGGCCCAGCAGTAGTCGCTGATGAACGTAGTGAGGCAGTTTACCAGCACAATGAACAAGATGCGCCCGTTAGGCGGGAGCCTGAATTCCTCCCAACCTGTTGCATGCAGAAGGACAATCGCTGGCCAGAGGAATACGAGCGTGAACAGGCCCACGAATCCGAAGAAGACCTGCATATTGATCCGGGACTCGTCCCGGACACGCCACTTTAGCAGTGTAAGATAAATTCCGTAACACAGGGCGCCTGCAAGCGCCAGGATGTTCCCAATGAGTACCGAGATTGCAGATGATGCCTCCAGCGAGGCACCTACAGTCGGCGCAGCTCCCCCGGTGTCAGATTTGGTGACAAGCACAATCCCCAGGGATGACACTACAGAACCGAGGACCTTCAGGACACTTGCAGATTCGGTTTTCATCAGGACCCCCAAAAGGAGCGTGAAGAAGGACGACGTGGAGGACAGGATTGTCGCAGAGCCAACCGAAGTAAAGCCTAGAGACGCGTTCGTCACAAAGTTCGCCACAAACCACAGCACGCAGAAGACCGCGCTCAGCTTCGCAGTAGCCCATAGCGAAATTTGCACAGGCTTGCCGCTCAGGTCGCTGCAGCCCCGCTGCCGGGCGTCGTCCCCCAACAGCAACAGCGTCTgctcgccgccgtcgcTGAGCAGCGCGCTCTCCTGTGCATCCTTGCCTTCCTCTCTGACGGTCACGAACGAATCGAGCTCCCATACgccgctccgccgccgccgccaaAGCAGCTGCACCGTCGGAGCCACTAGGTACAGACTCAGCGCGGCGGTGTTTACGTATGTGATCAAAAAGGGCTTCCGATACGTCGCATCTTCAAATAACAGATTCACCAAAAATGACGACAGTACCCACAACAACACCACGATACCCAACAGAACCAGACCTAACGCCCATCGCTCCGCGCGGCGTTTCGCGTATACCCTTCTACTTCCGCTCGACAGCCCCGATAGGGACCTCTGCTCCATATTTTCGACTGGCTGGGCTTCAGGAACGAACGGCAACGTAGAGGCCTTGGGCTCCCAACGTGACTGGCTCGCTAGTCCGTCAAGATGGTCGCCCCTCATCTGTGCTGTTCGACACATTTATTAGATGATAGAGTACTCGTTTCTTTTTTAAAATCTGACGCCACAGCTGGCACGTGACCACGGGGTACTGTCACGTGAATATTGTGAAAAAGAAAAGTTGAGAGAAACGAGTGGCGAATTGCAACAACAAACAACGAAGCTCATACGTTAAGAATCGAGTTACGCGAGCTAAACACTGGCTATTCGTTTGTGTTTGACTGATTGGAGCGGATTCATTGACGTTACTTTGATATGGGTATGTTACATTGAGTGTGCTAGGCCGTCGCTgtgcgcagcgcgggcggtGGGCCCAGTCGGGCGCAATGCCGAGTGTTGATTCTTTCGGCCATTGACTGTTTCGGCGTGGCGAAAGGTGGGAGCCGGTAGTGCGGCTGGCCATTGCGGCCACTGAGGCGTTCTGGGAAAACGTAGATCTTACTTTTAAGATACTAACTAGTTTCCCTTGTTTATCAGCAAGCAACAATGCGGCAAAAAAGAAGATGTCCTTGGAAGAATTCCTGGATGACAGCTCGTTAAACGACTCTGCGTGGAACGAAAACGAGATAGATCTGAGTGCGATCAGCACGACGCTCAGTAACACGACGTCGCTGGATCTGCTGAAATCGGCGGCAAAGGGGCATGGCGGGCACGGCGGGGGCGACTATGGCGGTGGGTTCTCCAACGGGAGCCACTTCCACGGGTCTGGAAGGCAGTACGATCCGCCTTATATCATCAAGTTCTCCAACCTACAGAAGAGTTTTTCCAATCACGATATCGAAGATCTGTTCCGGACGAAGTTTACGCGTTTTGTCAAGTTCAAGATGTTCTGGGAGCTGAATAGGAGCCCGCCGTTGGACAGCGACTCGCTTTTTGACAAATGCTTCACCAAGAACTCGAAAGTCGCCTTCGTGGAGGTCTACTCATTTAGGGATATGGATAAGATAATGTCCCAATGGAGGGAACCGTTGATGGAGCTTCACGCTATTAAGGTAGAGCCTGCAGAATTCTCCGACTTCCAAAACTATGTGAACAAGGACAAGGCGCTACCCAGTGGCTCCCCAGACGCAGGTAAGCTTTCCTCCACAGGCCCTGGGGGCAACCCCAAGCATGCGGCACAGCCCGCAAAACCGAAGGTCAACCCTTTTGGGGATGCCAAGCCCGTAGATACTCAGACAAAGATTCTAAAGATCGAGGAGACGGTTCAGAAGTTTCATATTGAAGATACAACAGCGCTCAGGAAACTCTCCTTTGGCGACTCTTCTCCCGAAGGGAAGAAAGTTACCCTACTGAAGAGAGAGGGCCATTCGAAAGGCGACTCTCACGCCATAGACGACGAGGAGATTGAGGAACCGGCGCCTAAGGCGCGTACTTCTAACGCCACTGCGAGTGCAGCGAAACCAGAAGCTAGTAAACCGAGGTTGACCTATTCCGAAGTTTTACAAAAGGCTGCCAAGGAGAGGGATGATGCAGCCGCAGCTAGTATTGCATCAATAAAGCAGTCTTCCCCTCTGATAAGTCCTGCGGCTCTAGATGCCACTGGCGCGCTAGCCCCAAGATCGGCCAGTGACCAGTCCAAGAGACATGGCGACAATAAAGATGAGTTTAACGATACACAGTCGTCTAGATTTGTTTTTAAAGATGGTGCTGATCCACATAGGGGATCGTTCCGTGGCTCAGGTAGAGGTAACTTCAGAGGAGGCAGGGGAGGCGGCACAATGCGTAAATCCGCCTCGCGCAGTGGCCACCGGGGCAACCATGAGGGCAGAGGCGGTCACCATTCACACTCTAGGGACTCTGGTTTTGAAAATGGGACAGATGGGAACTCGAAGTCTTATGAACGCCATGATGGGGATGGCGGCAATTCGACAGGAAGACATTATGGCAACGATCGTCGCCACAATGATGGTCACCGCGGCCAAAACGTGTATTCATTATTCCGTCCAGCGGCTGGCTTCTTGGGTGATAGTGGAAACACTGGTAACGGTGGCGCCAGAGATAATAATCGGGGCGGCAGGGGCGGTCGTGGCCGTGGCCGTGGCCGTGGCGCTCACTGACCTAGTGTTTTGTACTCCAATTGATTTTAATGTGCATTCAGATTCAATTCTATCCTTTCGGAAGAACCGCGTCCACCAGCCCTTTGTATGCTCCTCAGTTGACCATTTATAATCTTTAGTATCTATCAGTTTCTGTTTTTATCTACAACTGTATAATAATTTCATCTTAACACTTCCTGGAATCCCTGCTTTGTTGTAGTTCGCAGTCAATCGCTCTTGTGTCGTGCTTTTCCGTAAAGTAATCGTGATACTTCTGTTATAGGGAGATCGTAAACGCCACTAGTTTCAGTATGTGCATAGCTTGTCAGGAATTCGGCGTGCGATTCACACATAACAACGGATGCCTTGGAGTCCGTTATCGTCCGCAGATCGTCCAACCGCACAGTAAGTACGCTTTGGTTAAAAATCGGCAGCCCAATGTACACGAACAACATGTCCATCAAGATCATACACTGGATGCATATTATCCAATAGCGCTGCGGAAAGAGCTCCACCAGTTCATCTAGGAATAGGCTGATGCTTTCAGTGGTTGTTTGTGGCTCTGCTAGCCTCTTTTCTGGATCGAGGAGCGGGTATGGCAGCAATGTCCACAAAATTATAAGTATCAGGACACATGTTATGCCAACGCTTTGAACGAACCCGGAATACTTCCTTTTGTCCTGTTTCATGCTGATGTTGTGGTTTGTTCACCAGTATATGTGATGTATACAGTGTTGCACTGTTTCTATCAGAGTTCGGATGTCAAATTTCGCTTCGAAACTACTTACAATATTTAATGTACGACAATTAATTGCAGACTAATGTACAGAATGACTATGGTGAGGGAAATGATTGGAAAGACTCGCACGACTATTGTGATTATTTGGCAACGTATCGAAGGCACGGAAGTGAACTAAAAATGTCAATTATTAACATGACCTAAGTAGATGAGAGATCCTATCCAATACTACCATATGCGGACTCAAATTTGGAATACCTGTTTGCCACGCAATATGCACCGTCAAATTAATTAGTTTCCTGAAGGTTCTGCTGTTGTTTATTAGCTAGTTTACGTTCTTGTCTGCCCTTCTTCATCACCTGTTTCAACGCAGCGCTGTCCAAGGGATCCAACAATTCGAAGCTACAGAGTAAACCCTCGCTAACACTCATTACGGCACCCCAGTTATCAAATTCTCCGCAGTAGTTCGGAGCACTGAAGACCGTTACCAAACTTCGATCATTAAAAAATTCGTACCCATCTTCCACAACCATGTGAGCCCTGCATACTAGGTCAAAACCGAACTTATTCAAAAACTTGTTGATAGCAACCTTGTTATAACAGTAGCTCACGCCACGTTCATTGTCCTCCCATTCGTTTGGAGAATCAGTCGGATCGGACCATAGCAGGTCGTTAATCAAGCCAAAATCTGGCACATCAGTTGGTCGGCTCACATGCCTAATCTCATCCATAGAATTCAACACGGGCGATAGTCCCCCATGGACACAGAAAATCTTTCCCGCCACAATTGCAGCTAGAGGTAGCGTGTTAAATGTATCAATAAGCAATTTCCATGTTTTGATATTACAACGACGCTTGCATTCATCGTAAAACCCATATACCCTGGTGACATTAGCACATTCGTGGTTTCCCCTCAAGAGAAAAAAGTTTTCTGGGTATTTAATTTTATAACAGAGTAGTAGTAGAATAGTTTCTAGAGATTGCTTGCCACGGTCAACATAGTCCCCTAGAAAAAGATAGTTAGATGAAGGAGGGAAGCCACATTTGGTAAATAACCGTAATAAATCTGCATATTGGCCATGCACATCACCCACTATTTTTACAGGGGGAGAAAGCTCCAAGAGAGATGGCTGTGATAAGAAGATCTCACGGGCCAAATGGCATATTTGGGCAATCTCTGAATTTTTCAAACACACATTTCTAGTACGTTTTCCTAGGTAACCAGCATCCAATAACTTTTGTATCATCTCATCAATATCAAGTGGTTTGATCGACTTTTTCTTTTTCGGCATTGTTCCATCATTCGTAGACATTATCTCCTCAGGATCCTGTGGTATATCGTGGCCATAAACATCGCCTGCGCCAGAATCCACACCATGATCATGTTCTTGTCCCTTTTCCAAAATTGCGCCGTCGAGAACGTCTTTCGATCCCCCGTAGACGGTGTCTGCCCCGCAGAAGTAGTCCATGCCATCATCCTTCCGGACTGCTGGAGAGGCCATCGGCGTAGAGTAGACCGAATTTCCGCCCCCAATTGCACTCAGGGAAGATTTCCTACTATGAGAACTCGAATGCGAGGAGGTACGACTCAGCGTTGTGGGCACTGAAGGGAGCTCCAAATGCTGCTGGCTGCTGCCGGACCTCCTTCTCTGGCTCGAGccgctgctcctcctccttgaCTCTCTCCGTGACCTATGTGAATGGGAATCATCATTGCTTTCTACCCCATAGTTAGCGTCCATGTCATCATCAGTCAGCGAATTTTCATTATAAGAGGTGTTCATATGGTTAGAGGAGGAAAAATGTCGCAATATTGGAGACTTCGGCTCCATCTGTACCATTGAGGGAGGGAGATCGCCTGTTCCATTGCTAAAACTCGCAGCGCGGGGAGCCCGCAGCTGGTCGGGCGACACCCGCTGTTCCTGCTGCGCCTCGTTTATGTGTTGGTGCGGCGTGAAACTATGTTGTGAATTGGACCGCGACAGGGCAGGAATATTGCCATGAGAGTTGCTATTCTTCCTGGAAGAGCCCTCTGGCAACGCAATGACATTTGCATCGCTGGATGCTGTCTTGGGCGTCCCGGGCACCGAACCTGACTGCGACTTTCGTGAGCGTGTGGATCTAACAGATCTAGAGCTCTTCACAGACTGACTAGTGTCTGTGCGCGTAAATTGGGGCAGCTCATCATCCGCAGAATTGCTGGTGCTCCCAGacctcttcttcttcgacGTTGACAGCTGACGCGATGGTGCGTTCCCCATGGCTCCTCAGCACGTACCCCTCCGAGAAGACCTGGATTTGTAAGCCTGTTACGTAGGATCCGCAGTGCAAGCCCCTCAGCCCAAGCCACGCGACAACCCCGAATCCGTGTatgccgcagctgccgctccGACTTGCCGCTAGAATGCCCTCCGCCGTCGTATATCGCAGAGCACTACCTGCTCGCCCGTTATAACACCCGGCGatcctgctgctgctccttctGGCACCTGTACTCGCTGCTCACAGATACTCTCGGGCTTCGAACTCTTGTCCCGCCACTCGTTCCACTACCGTGTTTCTCGCCGTCTCTTGTGGTCTCCGTAGCGAATATAGTCGCTTCGAGCACCCTGGTTGTTCCGAGGTTCAGACGCTAGTTACACAGGCAAAAATGGACCCAACGTCGACTGGAAGATGATAGTAGCACTTCCAGATAACTATACGGCTTCTGTCACTCTGTTGTACCGGTGTACTCAATATTGAAAACTTGTGGGACGTTCTACGCCCCCCATCCCCTCCCCTCAGGGCCCGCCCGGGTAACGAGGCGCGTCCGGTTCCGTGTCACGTGCAAAACCCTCGTAGGAAAAGATTCATCATCTCAATGTCTGACACCATAACGACAGCGATGAGGTAAGTACTGTGACAGCTGCTAGTTGTGCATGCCTGTCAAGTTAAGTCTTCTATATATAGTTATAAGTATAAAAATTTACGGCTTTAGCTCGCTTAAAAGTGTTAAACATACGCTTAAGGTATCTTGATGCATCGCTCTAAGTTGGGGACCAGAGTTTTTATCAGAGAAGGCCCTAATTGATATAGGCCAAGGGAGTTCGGGTACCCACATCGTGTTCGGGATCTGTTGCCTTCCACAAGTTTGTACAATTGCATTTTACGCGACGACCTAGCTAGACTCCGATGGTGAACTAACTCTGTACTTTCTCATTATGCTGCTTGGTATAGCAGGGTCTGCATACGCTTATCAACCTGGTCGTACTCAGCTTGACAGAGCGCGTCTAAGAATTGGTTGGATTTTTGGTTTGTTATACCAAGCATCTGGTCATGCATTACAGCTCTATTAATTACATCTTGAGTGAGCACCAGAAACTTGTCCTGATAAGATGCTAGTGTTGATAAATGGAAAGCGTCTGCAAGCATGGAGATGCTCGCGTTGAAGATTTCACGTTCCAGCTTGCATTCCAAGTAGTCTAATGGATTCTTTCGGTTGAACCGACCTCCATGATTCGATCAGGTCCTTCACGTTCATAAAGTATTAGCAGCGAGGACTTGAATTCGTCTCGTGTATTAGTCGCGAACCACGTTATCAATTTGTCGTACTGGCGCAATAAGGCATTTTGTCTTTTTTAGACAGATCAGTCAGGACTACACCAGCTCTGACAAGGGCTGTCTCGTTGACTAGTAATAAATAGGCAAAAGAAGTATAGAGCGGTGTAAGAACGCATTATGTTGTAAGTCCAAAAAATGTGATAAATTCCTTCAAAGATATTGTAGACTGGAAGATAAGAACTCCGAAACTAGGGAATGAGCAACTCTTTGAAAAAGGAGTATTCTCTCATGATGGTATATGCTTTATAAATTACGATCACGTGAAAGAATTTTGAGATTTCCCGTTAGATTGCGCACGTGACCTGAAGATGCGTGCCTGCCACAGCGCCGGTCGTAACTGCCGTGCGTCTGCGACCAGTCACGTGGCACGAGAGCCGGCCAACCGCTAGACGTGAACcgcgggcagcggcgccaTTGGTGGAATGCGGATGTCGCGGCCTCATTTTGCGGAGCGGTTGCGGCGGCACGCGGTTCTCCGCGAAAAGCGGACTCTCTGTCATAAGAAAAGCAGGCCACAAgacagcagcagctacGCTCATGGGACAGCCGATGACAGTCATTTGCACAGGCGAGTTGCTACCCTTCATCACTTCGGCGCCTGGGAAGGTGATCATCTTTGGCGAGCACTCGGCGGTGTACAACAAGCCTGCGATTGCTGCCAGCGTGTCGTCGTTGCGGACGTATCTCTTTGTGGAGGCGGATGCAGAGAGCGATGCAGTGCGAATGGAGTTCCCAGATATCGGGTTCCAGTACAGTTGGAAGCACGAGGCGTTGACGGCGGTGCCGCGGGAGGCGGTGGTACGGGCCTTCTGCTCGCGCGAGCTGGACGCGGAGGTACTAGCGCACGTTGACAG encodes the following:
- the UNG1 gene encoding uracil-DNA glycosylase (Syntenic homolog of Saccharomyces cerevisiae YML021C (UNG1)) translates to MEAAEGGVAKACADERAKENFPEEQRRLLALELETIDASWQRILQPEFTKHYFLQLKRFVLEEQTRHTVFPPAEDIYQWTRLTPFSKVRVVIIGQDPYHNHNQAHGLAFSVRAPTPAPPSLRNIYKELQINYTDFVADNALGDLTRWATQGVLLLNTSLTVRAHCANSHSKKGWEPFTSRVVQLLVEDRRRTGQPLVFLLWGAHAAKLVDRVLGGRVPDNFLVLRSVHPSPLSASRGFFGNFHFRKINDWLMARGQRMIDWSVVPDTELKEVRDANKETGAASST
- a CDS encoding uncharacterized protein (Syntenic homolog of Saccharomyces cerevisiae YML020W) translates to MTSSRSSDQSDAASFGNKGTHRGSSADKPGEFAEAAAGTIEKRPGTSWKIWYQNRRPSMNTSSARNLSAKLEKPSETAAAQSATGTASMTATAMSWWRRGSFTSLKGMSRRCSDASNGTGGEVVAEQVVAEQPTPLSPAEARDTKVRKRAWPLWAKSSTAATVDDETAQQHTSRLRKPVINELIVASRDALLFLPKTAKEGAPQAAGKEESAGQSHLLVPSFDILPKYTTLSYLYSSLGSIGYRLNLLSESRVQHQTLYRRGPDMMLNYLSAHKTRPVKVLLVGVHGFFPMKVIRPLIGEPTGTSTKFITEAEKTVLQWFRDRQTPVDVSKIALEKEGKVFERVDFFFEVMKKWANEINEADFVYFVAHSQGCPVTIILLAKLLEAGVIQLHSVYVDREMTNELAEERRRKVVSVLAMAGINNGPFYGVDQTFLVKAYSTIENDSLQELFQFQDFNTVQSKKYIQSLRLIIASNVKITYVGSINDQLVPLYSSTCLFAHHPNIFRATFIDKDSKTPAFITRIVKIAHHLINMGYDDHNIVKEISASLAGTLTGGGHSKVYNEHQVYELGIKFALETTDLPVDVPVIYKPYQVNQLGSNPYHLPWCMRGLLYETGAHLDKEEIIMLFKEFDEWEPDSKQLKDVKYRLSGLKSKL
- the LRS4 gene encoding Lrs4p (Syntenic homolog of Saccharomyces cerevisiae YDR439W (LRS4)), whose amino-acid sequence is MSTALQLLADYYESVIRCEEIYIEFISGLGPNKTKSGQQSGSVATEETISLKKQIEQLVSDSVKQRQEIEKLRELNKTQRAVLESKLETAKKQVARATGSANAGGARADDGGAAQEEGGAGFHLLSPLRRGGRRASGGGAGARAGLRLALDAGNETIFDGADEDTEAVLGVEAVAGAGVRAREVGRALRCTGERDVGGSDGQPHRKKRKLRRQPVEKAVDEGDEGAGGRLKSTR
- the OST6 gene encoding dolichyl-diphosphooligosaccharide--protein glycotransferase (Syntenic homolog of Saccharomyces cerevisiae YML019W (OST6)), producing the protein MVLGWRPMMRGVMLVLVTLLVQSVMGAVSWEELQPLREANGLIRVTDDNYEWVSKGAREFYSMVLVTSSVPNSKGAACELCAAVQPTFEKVVGSFHGSVQADDQRLYQFFLLDVNLNPKFVKEMRLRSLPHFFVYPPSPEDESFAWARNPLYQYEMTPDGAKDAIKLADFAAKLVNIHVKVPEDFNASSFFSSFVGFTVVFVALKRFVRAQISHKGRYSGCLLALLVIMVSITGLKFTQINQIPFLAKNDKGAIMFFAGSMGWQFGIEIISVSVMYLLMATCVLMLIWLGRGLAKAQKRARIVLTVMINVSLFYAFSYFLSCYKVKLPDYPYAI